In Pseudoclavibacter sp. Marseille-Q3772, the sequence CACGACGAGCTGTCCCGATTGTGAGCCCTGGGTCACGGTCACGGTCTGGGTGCCGCCCGCGTATTCAAACTCACACTGGAAAGAATCGCCCTGCTCTACGCGAATCCAGTTCGGGCAGTCGACGGATGTGAGGTCGCTGAATCCGTACTCGTCTCGCAGCACCTGAGCCACCGAGTCCTCCACGGCCTTATTGTCAAAGGCGTTGAAATTGGTTGCGGCCGCGTATCCCGCAAACGCGCCACCGATGATGCCAAGTGGCAGCAGAATCGAGAGCACAACGATAGCCGCCCGCCCACCGCGACGCTTACGCTGCTTGCGTGATTGCGTGGCGGTACTCTGCGGGGCCGGGTATTCAGCCGGATAGGTGGCACTTGCGGGGTACGGACTCTGCCCGGTAGCTGCGGGATAAGCGCGAGTGTTGCCTGCGCGGGCACTCGAGCTTTGGGCTGACCAGTCAGGAGTGCGTCCGGCGGTAGTCGA encodes:
- a CDS encoding DUF4333 domain-containing protein, which encodes MSQLPPNNQHGEQRPPSQTDRYGVPRVGPQANQPHPAAQPSNQPHPATPQQSGSRAGAQPPQSRFHPPTQALPPNQPARPQTPGNQPSPPRSAQQPAQANRVPGVPSPNPAARVPAANPSTVTPATSTTAGRTPDWSAQSSSARAGNTRAYPAATGQSPYPASATYPAEYPAPQSTATQSRKQRKRRGGRAAIVVLSILLPLGIIGGAFAGYAAATNFNAFDNKAVEDSVAQVLRDEYGFSDLTSVDCPNWIRVEQGDSFQCEFEYAGGTQTVTVTQGSQSGQLVVGAPDSEQ